A section of the Centroberyx gerrardi isolate f3 chromosome 8, fCenGer3.hap1.cur.20231027, whole genome shotgun sequence genome encodes:
- the LOC139912085 gene encoding arrestin domain-containing protein 3-like: protein MSNTVKSFSVGYNPINKSNTFTSGDYLTGTITVELAKDCKIDSLCVKLKGKAEVKWTETHNKTTVVYHAKEKYFSIKQFIIQDSQGNSNVGPGCHVYPFTFQIPAQDMPSSFNGTWGKILYTLQANLSRSMRIDSKAKAQFTFVSNTNLNSSPGLMTPQHGNKDQKMKLFTSGTVAMDVNIDRMGFYQGEGIKVVAAIQNRSSREIKPKYCIYSKQSFFARGKRRVNTKDILKEAGEPIPPSASQTVTRIITIPPAACVSIVNCNIIKAEYRLRVYLDVKYASDPEIKFPIVVLPAFQAADVEQPPANPGFGFGAFGNPDQPGWTSFPQNPTASTGPSAPPPPYGTYGMYPPLSDFGGKS, encoded by the exons ATGTCAAACACTGTGAAGAGCTTTTCAGTGGGATATAACCCCATTAACAAAAGCAACACGTTCACCAGCGGTGATTACCTTACAGGGACAATTACAGTGGAGCTGGCTAAAGATTGCAAAATAGATTCACTGTGTGTGAAGCTGAAGGGAAAAGCAGAAGTCAAATGGACGGAGACACATAACAAAACCACCGTAGTTTACCATGCCAAGGAGAAGTACTTCAGTATCAAGCAGTTTATCATTCAGGACAGCCAGG GCAACAGTAATGTTGGCCCGGGCTGCCATGTCTATCCATTCACCTTTCAGATCCCTGCACA AGATATGCCATCTTCCTTTAATGGCACCTGGGGGAAAATTCTGTACACTCTGCAGGCAAACTTGAGCCGATCGATGAGAATAGACAGCAAAGCCAAGGCTCAGTTCACCTTTGTCTCCAACACAAACTTGAACAGTTCTCCAGGGCtgatg ACTCCACAGCATGGTAACAAAGATCAGAAAATGAAGCTCTTTACCTCAGGAACAGTAGCCATGGATGTAAATATCGATCGAATGGGCTTCTACCAAG GAGAGGGGATAAAGGTTGTGGCCGCCATTCAGAACCGCTCGTCCCGTGAGATTAAGCCCAAGTACTGCATTTACAGCAAGCAGAGTTTTTTTGCAAGGGGCAAGAGGAGAGTCAATACCAAAGACATCCTGAAAGAGGCGGGCGAACCCATCCCACCCTCCGCAAGCCAGACTGTCACCAGGATCATCACCATCCCTCCTGCCGCTTGTGTGTCCATCGTAAACTGCAACATCATCAAAGCAGAGTACAGGCTCagg GTCTATCTGGATGTCAAGTACGCCTCAGACCCAGAGATCAAGTTCCCAATAGTCGTCCTGCCTGCCTTTCAGGCGGCTGATGTGGAGCAACCACCTGCTAATCCTGGCTTTGGATTTGGGGCGTTTGGAAACCCAGACCAGCCAGGATGGACCAGCTTCCCACAAAACCCCACAGCCTCCACAGGACCCTCTGCTCCCCCGCCGCCCTATGGGACATATGGGATGTACCCCCCCTTGTCCGATTTTGGTGGAAAATCCTAG
- the LOC139912064 gene encoding arrestin domain-containing protein 3-like — MFQQTFKNYNINFNALNERNTFSSGDLITGQIFFELTKPTKINSITLALTGKAHVHWSSSGGGSRKRRRQRRNFSAKLEFFNIKRDIVQGNGAIGGASKLQPGTHVYPFTCQLPQGNFPSSFRGVHGHIAYSLTVGISRPWHLSKDFVTEFNFVNSIDVNQPELLAPLAGSNSMTLCRLWCASGPVSMTVSLGKKVFTPGETAKITCEFSNASSQTATPKARLVQNQMFYTHNKAHSRKIIKALASETGRPVSPHSSDVFTEMTLAVPAAVPLTISNCSIIEVDYIIEVRLCVRASSDLIVLFPIILCDIPAYTYS, encoded by the exons ATGTTCCAGCAAACGTTCAAGAACTACAATATCAATTTCAACGCTTTGAACGAGAGGAATACTTTCTCCAGCGGTGACCTAATAACAGGTCAGATCTTCTTCGAGCTTACGAAGCCAACGAAAATCAATTCAATAACGCTGGCGCTGACAGGAAAGGCGCATGTCCACTGGTCcagcagtggaggagggagcagaAAAAGGAGACGTCAGCGAAGAAACTTCTCTGCAAAGTTGGAGTTCTTCAACATAAAAAGGGACATCGTGCAAGGAAACGGTG CTATCGGTGGAGCCTCAAAACTTCAGCCTGGGACGCATGTGTACCCATTTACATGCCAACTCCCCCAGGG AAACTTCCCATCCTCCTTCCGAGGGGTTCACGGTCACATCGCCTACTCCTTGACTGTGGGTATCAGCAGGCCGTGGCATCTGTCCAAGGACTTTGTGACCGAATTTAACTTTGTAAACAGCATAGATGTCAACCAGCCAGAGCTGCTG GCCCCCCTAGCAGGCTCCAACAGCATGACACTGTGCCGTCTGTGGTGCGCCTCAGGTCCCGTCTCAATGACCGTCAGCCTGGGCAAGAAAGTCTTCACCCCCG GTGAAACGGCCAAAATAACTTGCGAGTTCAGCAACGCTTCCTCCCAAACAGCCACTCCGAAGGCCCGCCTCGTTCAGAACCAGATGTTCTACACCCACAACAAGGCCCACAGCAGGAAGATTATCAAGGCCTTGGCCTCCGAGACGGGCCGGCCTGTCAGCCCTCACAGCTCCGACGTGTTCACCGAGATGACGCTCGCTGTCCCCGCCGCTGTCCCGCTCACCATCTCTAACTGCAGCATCATCGAAGTCGATTACATTATCGAG GTGCGCCTTTGTGTGAGAGCTTCCTCTGACCTCATAGTGCTGTTTCCCATCATCCTGTGTGATATCCCTGCATACACTTATTCGTGA
- the LOC139911987 gene encoding arrestin domain-containing protein 3-like — protein MFSPVKSFTVSCKPINAQNTFTSGDSVSGEITLELTKECKINSLSVKLKGKAEVKWTEGAPQYGSRTYYAKDKYFSTDKFIIESSDKDSGVIAPGLHTYPFTFQIPDRNLPSSFDFGFGCYGKILYTLQARLSRPMRPDNKATAKLNFVSTNLDSKLLMTAQHETKDKKMKFFSSGTITMDVNIERMGYYQGEGVEIVSYIQNKSSREIKPKYLIYRKHSFFAEGKRKVHTRNLLKEVGEPVPPSTSQTVAKIITIPPDTPMSILNCNIIKSEYRLQVYLDVKLDTNPEIKFPLVILPAAENPSVQQPPHQSGFGCAISEDQPGWSSTSQYSAASESSAPPPPYGQYAMYPSLPSFGEKS, from the exons ATGTTCAGTCCAGTGAAGAGCTTCACCGTGAGCTGCAAGCCCATCAACGCACAAAACACTTTTACGAGTGGCGACTCCGTTTCGGGTGAAATTACTCTCGAACTTACCAAAGAATGCAAGATCAATTCCCTCTCAGTCAAGCTGAAGGGGAAGGCAGAGGTGAAATGGACCGAGGGCGCTCCTCAGTACGGATCCAGGACCTATTACGCCAAGGACAAGTACTTCAGTACCGATAAGTTCATCATCGAGTCCAGCGACAAAG ACAGTGGCGTCATCGCCCCTGGTTTACATACCTACCCGTTCACCTTTCAGATCCCGGATAG GAACCTGCCATCCTCCTTCGATTTTGGTTTTGGATGTTATGGAAAAATCCTGTACACACTGCAGGCCAGACTGAGTCGACCGATGAGACCTGACAACAAAGCGACAGCAAAGCTCAACTTTGTATCCACAAACCTGGACAGTAAACTGCTGATG ACAGCTCAGCATGAAACCAAGGATAAGAAGATGAAGTTTTTCTCTTCAGGAACAATAACCATGGATGTTAATATTGAGAGAATGGGATACTACCAAG GAGAGGGGGTAGAGATCGTATCCTACATTCAGAACAAGTCGTCTCGTGAGATAAAGCCCAAATACCTCATATACAGGAAACACAGCTTCTTtgcagaggggaagaggaaagtCCACACCCGGAACCTCCTGAAGGAGGTGGGAGAGCCCGTCCCACCCTCCACCAGTCAGACGGTCGCCAAAATCATTACCATCCCACCTGATACACCCATGTCTATCCTCAACTGCAACATTATTAAATCAGAGTACAGACTGCAG GTTTATCTGGATGTCAAATTAGACACAAACCCAGAGATCAAGTTCCCATTAGTCATCCTGCCTGCTGCTGAAAATCCCTCTGTGCAGCAGCCACCGCATCAATCTGGTTTTGGATGTGCAATATCGGAGGACCAGCCAGGCTGGAGCAGCACCTCGCAGTATTCAGCAGCCTCAGAGTCTTCTGCTCCCCCCCCACCCTATGGACAATATGCAATGTACCCGTCTTTACCCAGTTTTGGTGAAAAATCCTAA